In Balaenoptera acutorostrata chromosome 8, mBalAcu1.1, whole genome shotgun sequence, the genomic stretch ATTCTTAGTTTCACAGAAGTTCTGGATTTTACGAATCTTTGGGGTCATGGATCTAAAGACCAGCCTGGTGAACGTCCAGCTGTTGTCACACACACTTAGGTGGCTGCTCTTTGACAGTTcgtggtgttttgtttttactcCAGAGGCTGTTAGGAGGGTCCGTATCAGACTCTCCCCtgtgtttcgttttgtttttttttacagtccaggtcttttattttctttacacccATCATGCCACGAATCCATAGGGAATGGGCTCCAACAGTTCAGGCTCCTTTCCATTGGTTCTCACGAAGTGTGCTTCCCTGGCTGGAGCAGGCTGGAGCTTCAGTTGAACCCAagtacctttctctttggctcCCTTCTTTTCCTCATCATTTTCCTTCACCCGTTTCAGGAAGCTGTCTCGGCTCTTAGGGTGCTTAATATGCTCGATATGCACATTCATTCTCTTGGCAAGAATCTTGCCCTTAACTTGTTTGTTTACAGTGATGCCAACAGCATGCTGGGTAACGTTGTAGCCTCTCCCAGTTTTGCCGTGGTAACATTTGTGGAGCATTCCTTTTTGAACAGTGCCCGTTCCCTTGATATCTACAATATCACCTTTCTTGTAGATTCGCATGTATGTGGCCAAAGGAACAActccatgttttctaaaaggcCTAGAGACCATGTAGCCGgtgcccctcctctttccctttgtgtTGGTCATTTTGGCGAATTACTGGAAGATGGCAGTTCCGGCCAAAAGGCTCTTCCCTGGGTTTTCATTGTCGACGATCGGGCAGATGTTATTGTTAGGAGAATCCCTTCTGGTGGATCCTGCAGAGGAAAATGTTACCAGATCAGCCCGGCCCCTCGGCCCCTCATGCACTCGAAGGCTGGGAGGGTTAGGTAATCTGTAGGAGTTTCTTGGGTTTTCTCCACACAAATTCCAGAGCTTCTTTGCAGCTGTTCAGGGGACAGGTGCAGAGTTGTGTGCTGCCCTTGATTAAATCCTTGTGACTCATCAGCTGAACTGCCACAGAGAGCGGGAGGCCGGGAAAGGGGAGCGTCCTTGCGGGGAGCACCGGCTGCAGCCCAGCGCCCGGCATCGCAAGGGTGACATTAGGTGGGAGCTGCTCTGGTTGTCACTCCATGGGGTGTTGGCATTTGTTTCCATAAAGTGACAGGGAGTAGGCTTGGCTTTCATTCTGTCAGCATCTTAAGTCACTTGTGCCTGACACTTAGCAAGGAAGACCACGAAGATGTTTCTCACACACTCCTGTATTTGGGAGTGAGAATCTACTCATAACTGACAAGGGGCACACTTCTGAAATCCAGACTGCTCCTCCCTGGTCTGCTTAAGTGGCTCTGAGGTTTCCTAGGGGCTCCTGTTCCAGCTGTGTGGAGGGccctctcctctgctcctccCCTTTGGCCTCAGGCAGGTGGCTTCCCATGGACTCAGCTGCtgtatctgtgaaatgggtcaaATTAAAATCTCTTCCAGCTCTAGCTTGTTGTAATTTAAACAGCGGTTCCCATTTGCAAAGGATGGAGTGATGTCACCCTGAGCTAGTGCAGGAGCGGACCGTGTGACAAAGTACCTCCAGCCCTTGGTCTGTGGCCCGTCAGGCCTGCGCACAAGTCCCTGCAGGGGCTCGTGGCAGGAGCTGAGATCCCACGTGCCCTCAGGTGCTCTGTCTACACCTGGGCAGTGCTGGAAGGCACTCCTGGGTCCAAGCCTCCAAGCATCTTGCTTAGGACATTTTCTGATTAAAAGTAATACAACATTGCTTTGGATTTTAAATAATTAAGGTAGGCCAAACttcagttttttcctttccagCGTTTTAATCACATCCATGATACTTATTCATTTAAACTAATTGTAACTGATGACGTGTCTGTCACAGAATGAGGACCAGTAGTGGCCTCCTCTGGAACTCCTGCTATTCTCCGTATTTTGGGAAGGATTACAGGACGTCATTGCTTCTCTTTTTATAGAGATTGTCTAGAGCTTTTCATTACTACAAACAGAGGCAGGCAGGACTGgctgaaataataaaatggtaaaatgaaaAGCTGAGAAGACGGGAACCCCTAGTCCCCTTTTCACGTGGGTGTGTCTCGCCTGTGCCTTTGGACCCGCCCGAGGCATTTTGCCTTCAGGAGACGTTTGCCAGTATCTGCCGACGGGGGGAGGGGTGCTCCcagcatctagtgggcagaggccagcgtgCTGCTAACTGAACATCCTACGATGCACAGACAGCGCCCCTACCAAGAATAGCCCAGCCCAGAATGCCCAGAGCGCTGCGCTGGACACACCCCGCTCTGGATGAAGGCCAGGTACCACTTCCCTTtcggaaaccttttttttttgagtgtttcAGGTAGAAATAATaatcttctgccttcctcttccccgCCTTCTTCTTATCACATGTAACACTTTCTTCTGGTTGGTGGTTATTTGTGACACTTGTCAACCCCCGCTGTCAGAGGTCCACCGACTGTCAGGGTGTGTGTTCCTGATTCACCTTCGACGTGAAATCGTCTGCAAGTCAAGTGTGAGCGCCCACGCTGCTGCCCCGCGCAGGTGTGGGGCCGACCGCCAGCATCTTGTAGCGATCACCTGTCACCTGGAATCCGCAGGAGGGTCTCCCAGAGAAACCTCTGCTGGCAGGATACTCAGCTGGACTTGAGCTACCGCTGGGGGTGGGTGCGTGGGTCTCCGGCCCACCCGTAGGGGCACCCAGCTGTCTGGCTTCCATGGGGACAAAACTGCCTGATTCTCAGATCTGAGGATGCCTTCGGACGGGCAGGGGATTGAGAAAACCCTTTCTTCTAAGGTCACACCAAGTTCAGTTGTGACCAGTAGTCGCTGACCTGGTTTCCTCACTCTCAAGCCTGGAGTGTGGCTGTCTTGCCTGTTGAGGCTGCACCTTGGGGCTTCCTGTTAAAATGGAAGCGTGTGGAGCACAGGCGCTCCCTTGGGATGTCTGTGCATCCGTACACGTCACACGGTCCCGTCGTTAGGCTGGCAGTGACTGCATCGCTGTCGGTCCTTGAGCAAGAATGCCGGTAAGATGTAGGTGCTCAGAGGTGTGGCCTTTCTTCTGCTGAATGCCCTTGCCACAGGAACTGAGCACGTGCCTTGTCCTTCTGTGACTCAAGGGCCTCTCACTTGAGTTCCACTTGAACCTGCAGTTTATAAAATGAGGGGAAATGGGGCCCCTAATGAGTTCAGCCCAGGCAGGGTGATTGCAGAAGCTGAGCATCACGATAGATCTTAGATCAGAAACCCTTCCTCCTGCAAGGATCTGACTCGAGTCTTCTGCCAAAAGGTAAAACATGAAATTGTTAGGAAAACATACATGTCTGTCTTTGCTTCCTATTTGTATCTGTCAGTCAACCTGCTGCCAGAAAAGAGGCTGTCACGTGCCCCGTGACAGGGGGAGGGATCCTTTGATggctcctggggtgggggtgcaGAGGCCAGGGCACGGTCCACAGGTTGCAGGTTTCTGTTGCCCACAGATGTGGTTCTGCGAGGATCCTGTAAATGTGATGACTGGCTGGCAAGTTCTGTTAGTTGGAAAGTCAGCTTGCGGAACAGATGGCTCTGCTGACTACCAGGGGTTTCCTTTAAACAAGGCTGATCAGCTCTAGGAAAGCTTGCAAAATAGTATTTTCATGCAGGATGTTTAATTTATAGGCAGCTAGAAATGGCCCGGGACAGGGAAGTTGTGGGAGGGTGGCCAAAGGATCTCATAAACTTGGGACGGGgggagggaagccagctgccGAGGTGATGAATGGGGGCGTAGGTAGGGCTGGCCCCCTCTCCTGGACCCCCATATGGTCCTTCCCTTTCTGACATTGGCATCTCTGCAGTGCCAAGGCTTTGCCTGCTTGCCTGCCGGCTGCTCGGTTTTGATGTGGCAGTGAGATCGACTACAGTCttccgttctttttttttttttaaagccaaaatgGTGATACAGATATACTCCATGGCATGGAAAAATTCAAGAAGTAATGGTCTAGCAGGGCTGCTTTAAAAAGCAACAGGAAGATAAAGCGGTCATGCCCACCTGAACACATATAGtagtagtatttttatttttcaaaggcaGGTCTGGCTGTGAGAAAGGATTTCGATTTTGGAGGGGCAGGTTCTGTCTGagcctctctctgtcttctttgcATCGGAAGAGCCCATGTATCCAGGGCAGTAGGGAGAGGCCATTCTCCCAGGTTTTTCAGTGCAGACGATCAGGCCTCACACGGAATCCTTACGATTGGTATGGAAAATGGGTGCTACTTGTGAGGCAGAAAGCACTGAAAGATAGTGAACAACACCGGCTATAGCAGAAAGAGGTCTCCACATTCAGTGTCATCTAAGATTCCAAGTTATCTAAGGTGGATAGAATGGAATCTTCTACTCTGCAGCTTGCATCCTTGGGCGGCAAAGTGCAAAACCCGGGCTGAATTCCAGACAACCGCGGAGTGATTGGAAGGACCCTAACAGTTCAATATTTGAGTTCTAAAGAAATGCTCTTTCCCCCCCTTGGGCTGTGTGAATGCCCAACATAACAAGATATACTTTATATCTTATGGGGCAGCTgatttcatattaaaattcatCTCAATGTTTGGAAGTTGCCATGGTCTCAAACACTAGTGAGAATGGATGCCAGGCTAAGTTAGGGCCTTGGATTCTGGTCCTAACAGAGATCCTGGCCTCTCTGCATTGCTGAATTTCAGTTTGTCTGCTTATAGACCTGGTGGACCTTTAAGTCTCGACAGCTGTAAAATTGGAGGCTTTTGCTGTCTCTTTGGGAGCTTGTCCATCAGACCATGCTGGGCCCTGCCCTGTACCACCCTTTCATTCTCCTCTCTGTCTTTGTATGTTACATCACTTGGCCTTGCGAACTGCAGCGTCTTTCACAGGTTTGTGAATTCTCGGAGGACAGAGAGACTCTACCTTCTCACTGCGGAGTGCCACAGTAGATgcccaatatatatatttgatgaataaatgaacaaatggaaaaatgaaaaagtgaaaactTGCTGAGATGTTGAGATATCATTTGTGTTCAATTAGTGTCAAATGCAGTAATAGTCACacatttgtttctctctctgaTGTCCACAAAACAGAACGCTGACAAAAGAAATGACGTTGAAGCATGGAAATGGGCACAGGCAGTGTGACCCCAAGTTTAGCTCTCAGCTATGAGCTGCGTAGCCTTGGGGAAAGCAcacaccctctctgagccttcacaTTCCCCTAACCTATGGGTTCTAGAAACCTCATTCTGATAGATGATTATTGCCTGGCTCTAGCTCTAGAAGTTGGTGATCTGTGTGTCTTACACAAAGGGGGCTTTTTATTGAAACTCAAAAGGTAAGACTGATCTGTCCTGAGGTCCCTATCTTTGCAGTGAGGACATGTGAGAGacacattcctgaatcctttaGTGCCAAGAGCAGGTGGATGGAGCTTGTGAGCCTGTGACAGTGGCAATTTTGTGTCCAGGTAGAGCCACTGAGGGTGGTCAAATGTGttttaaagtacttaaaaaaaaatccttattttttagagtagtttttgGTTCATAGCAATATTGAAaaggtacagagaattcccacatccccacccccgccccagccccaccccccagtaCATGCAGAGCATCCTGGACCATCAACATACCCcgccagagtggtacatttgttacaactgatgaaactACACTGACACGTCATCCTCACCCGAAGTCCATTGTTTGCATTAGGGTTCATTTTTAGTGCTGcacattctataggtttggacaaatgtgtaatgacacgTATCCATCATTATTATATCATACagggtattttcactgccctaaaaatcctctatgccataaagtatgtttttaaaaataaactcaaccaACTTTTGGTTTATTTCATCCAATCCAAATATTTCATTTCACTCTGAGGTAAAATCCAGATTTCCTAGGTTATAACCTCCTTTGTAAGAAACCTCACAATTCATCTTCATATCCTTTTCAGTGCCATAAACACAACAGTTGCCCCATAATTACTTGTTAAGAGATTAAAGAAGGGAAATCAGCACTTGCAAACAGCTGTCTAATCCCAGAGTCACACCTGGCCTGGCCTCGAGCACTTTTCTTAGAAACAGCCTCCCAGCAGTCTTTGGCATTTCCAGGCCTAGAGAAGGCTGTGTAAAAGCATCCGGTTTGATGAGTGGACCTTATCTTTACCACATTTTCCTTCTGAAGCTTTTAAACAGAGAGATCTATGTTCAGGACAGCATGAAGAACTTATGTGTTGATCAAGTACGTGTGAATATAGTGCTGCATCAGATAATATGAAGAACCAGTATCTACAGAGCCAAGAGGTAGCTGGTGGGAAGATGATGGGAGAAAAATCAACACTAAATATTAAtggtaaagggacttccctggtggtccagcggccaagactctgcgctcccaatgcagggggcccggcttcgatccctggttggggaactagatcccacatgccacatctaaaagatcctgcgtgctgcaactaagacccagtgcagccaaagtaaataaatatttaaaaacaaaaacaacctgtTGATTAAAAAAACCAATACTAATGGTAAATATTTAGCACTTACACAGAATGCCTGCCCATAGCCTCAGCTAATTCAGCCCTCACAAGAATGCTCAGAGTTTAGgtactgggtttttgtttttgtatttcttttccatCCCCCCTTGACAGGTGTACAAACTGAGCCCTCTAGGAAGGAAATGAACAAGCAGGGCTGGGACGGGCAGCCTTCTTTGCTTTCTCCTGCTCTTAGCCACTGTATTCTCTGGCCTGTTATCCAAGACAGCAAATGCCTGCCTGTCAGGAGTTTTTCCCCACCCGTTGGGAAGATACTCCAAAATATTATTCTAGGAGTGAAACTGCACGGTCCTTCACTTGGAGGGCACTGGTGTGAACCGCACCCCCATCGCCGGATGCTGCCTTCCTGGGCCCTTCTTTGTTCTCTCCTTCCTGGGGGTGCACTTGCTCCTCTGTACAGTTAAGGCAACAAGTACCTAAGATACCTTGATTTTGAAAACAAGCCTTTTGAGTCGCTCCTTCAAAGCTCCTTGATTAGGAGAGGTTCTTCCTATAAACCCTCAGCAGGTGTGAGAGATGGTCCATATTCTGTTTGCTTTTGCAAGCCAAGCCCCGGAGTGTCGGTTCAGGCGGGCGCTcgctccttcctccccaccccccaccgccaaTGCCCCGGAGGCTCCGGTCCGCGCGGCGGCGGCGATCCAC encodes the following:
- the LOC114238211 gene encoding 60S ribosomal protein L21-like, whose amino-acid sequence is MTNTKGKRRGTGYMVSRPFRKHGVVPLATYMRIYKKGDIVDIKGTGTVQKGMLHKCYHGKTGRGYNVTQHAVGITVNKQVKGKILAKRMNVHIEHIKHPKSRDSFLKRVKENDEEKKGAKEKGTWVQLKLQPAPAREAHFVRTNGKEPELLEPIPYGFVA